Sequence from the Halomarina litorea genome:
GCGGACTACGCGCTCGTCCCGGCAGTAGTCGTCACGCAGACGCTCGTCGAACTCACCGGCATGGTCGTACTCACCCGCCTCGTCGAATCGTGGGTTTGGGAGCGGTCGGGAACGATGATACGCAACGTCGGGATTCAGTAACAGCAGGTCACATCGCAGGAGCCGGTGTAGTATTCGGCCAAGCAGGGTGCTGAACGGCGGCAGATGATATAGTACCGTCACCGGCACGAACTGGGGTTTTACGAGTCGTCCGTGGTCTTCAGTTGGTCGATGAATCCCTCCCTGAACAGCTCCTTCGTTCCCTCTGCCCCGGAAATCCGCAGCCGTGTCTCCTCGTACGGAGGGGCAATATGGATGTTGAACTCGGCAAACGAGCAGCACTGGAACTCGCCCGCAAGGAACGTCGCAACCTCCACTACTGCGTCTTCGACCCCGTCGAATCGGATGGTATAGCCATCAGCGTGCTCGTCTGCACCGAGATATCGGGGGCGCAGTGCCGAGTGGACATGAGTCGCTTGGGCTTCGATATGGTCGTTTGTCGCTGTACACGCAATCGGTGTTTCCGACGCGCCTTTATCCATGATTCGCCATAGCTTTCGATAGCGAAGTAGATAAGTCGCCGAGTCCAACAAACTGGAGTTACCTGAATTGAGGCGCTAAGGCCCCTTCCTCAACGAGCGAGCGGAGCGAGCGAGTAGGGAGGGGATACAGCGTTCACGAGAGCTTCGCTCTCGTGCGCGAACGAGACGCAGAGCGTCTCGTCAACGCCGCACAGTTCTCAAACACGTTCGACGCTCGGCCCACAGGCCCACGCAATCGCAACAACTATACGCACAGATGCGCATAGTGTGTATGTAGTGAGGCGGAAGAACATCACCATCCGCGAAGACCAAGCCGAGTGGGTCGAGGAGAACCACCTCAACCTCTCGTCGTTCGTTCGCGGCCAACTTGACGAACTCATCGAAGAACGCTCGTGAACTACAACTACAGGTATCGACTCCGACCGTCCGACGCTCACCGCGAACAGTTAGCGTGGACTGTCGATACCTGTAGACAGGTCTACAACCACTTCCTCCACCGCTTGAATCGGAACGATGATACATCGGCGTACTCCGAACAGAAACTCCTGCCGAGCCTCAAGAAGTGGTGGAACGACCTGAAACAAGTTCACTCAAAAGTTCTACAGAAGGTCGTACAACGACTGTACGACAACCTCTCGACACTCCGTGGCCGAAAGCAAAACGGCCACCGCGTCGGGACACTCAAGTGGAAAGGACAGGGAGAGTACCGTTCGTTCACCTACAGTCAGTCCGGCTTTGAACTCAAGAACACGAGTGGCCGAACGCGACTGTGGCTCTCGAAAATCGGTGAAATCCCGCTCACCTTCCACCGCGACCTCCCCGACGACGCCGAGATAAAGACCGTCACGGTCAAACGTGAACCCACCGGCAAGTGGTACGCTGTCCTCGGGGTTGAAACCCCGGACGACCCGCCGGAGAAACCCGAGAATCCCGAGAAGTGCGTCGGCATCGACGTGGGGATTCTCACGTACGCCCACGACACGGACGGAACCGCCGTCGAATCGCTCGACTTGTCAGACGAACGCGAGCGGTTGGAACGCGCACAGCGCGACCTCACTCGGAAGGAACACGGGTCTGCGAATTGGGAGAAACAGCGGGAGGTTGTAGCTGAGCGCCACGCCGAGTTGAAGAGCAAGCGCCGCGACTTCCTCCACAAGCTCTCGAACTACTACGCGAGAGAGTATGACTTTGTGGCCGTCGAGGACTTGGACGCGAAGGGATTGGTAGAGCTACCGGGTAACTCTCGGAACCGGTCGGGGGCGGCGTGGGGGACGTTCCTGCGGATGCTCGAATACAAGTGCGAGCGCGAGGGAACCCACTTCGTCGCCGTGAATCCACCGGAACGACCAAAGAGTGTGCGTCCTGCGGCGTTTCGACGGAGAAGCCGCTGTGGGTCCGTGAGCACTCCTGCCCGGCGTGCGGATTCGAGGCGGATAGAGACGCGAACGCGGCATGGAATATCCTTTCTCGCGGCCTTGAAGATATAGGAGTGGGATACTCCGAATCAACGCCTGTGGAGACTGCGCTCCCTGTGGATATGTCCGTATCTGCAAAGCGCGTCGTTGAGACAGGAAGCCCCACCCTCAAGCGCGAGCCGTCAGGCGAGCGGTAGGGTGGGGTAGTTCACTTCGCCCACTCGAACGTATGACCGATACCCCCGAACGACCGACCTCCGACCAGCTGACCGCGGCCGACGTCCAGTGTTACTGCCCCGTTGGAGGGGTCATCGACCTCCTCGGACGAAAGTACGCGATACAGGTCGTCTGTGTGGTCGGCGCGATGCAACCAGCGAGATACACGGAGATCGAAGCCGCGTTTGGAGAGGTGAGCAGTTCGACGCTCTCGACGCGTCTGAGCGAACTCACAGAAGCCGGCCTCCTCGACCGAGAGCAACGCAATACGATTCCACCAGAAGTTCAGTATCGGCTAACGACCGACGGGGCGGAGCTCTGTGCGGTCTTGGAGCCATTGCTTCAGTGGGTCGAATCCCGCGACCCATCGGGATAACCCCCGCGAGTCTGAAGGGAGCTGATAGACGTACGCTCTGTGTCTAACAACCCTGGCTAACGATACAGCGGTTCGTTTCGCCGCGAGTTGGAGTAACTCGGCTGGTAGACGCATGTCGATATCTGTAGTGATGCTGCACGGATAGTGCTCTGAGGAAAGAACGTCGAATCACGCTTCGTGAGGAGGTTGCCGACGGTGTAGGCGACGATTGCTGCACTCGCACCGACGAGGACTTCGTTGGCCCCACCCCACGTAGTGAGGGCGCGTCTCTTTGCCCGGATTTCCGTATACGCATCGAAGACATATGATTCGAGTCGTCTCACGGCGTCAGGCACTGGGGATTACACTCGGAGCACTGCTCGGTGCGACGGCGTACCCCGGGATCCGACTCACGCAGGGAACCGTTACCGGACACTCACAGACACAACAGTCCACGCAGTCGCTCTACATCGGTGCGTACCACTGGGGGTTCGTACTGCTAGACGACAGCGGTACGGAGCTCCAACAGGTCAGCGTCCGCACGGACACACGGCTTCGGCTGACCGCGTTTAGCGTCGAGGCGTCCGAGGCGGTCGCCGCACTTCCGGAGGCGGTTCGTGGCGGCCTCCCGAATCACGAGACACTCGAAGAGCGGAACCTGAGTACCATCCCTGTCCCGTCCGGTGTGAACCTCGCATCGCTGTTGGAGCACGCCGAGCGGAACTATCCCGACCACGGCGTCGCCATCGTCCCCGATGAGTGGGTCGGCGGGATGGGGTCCGGTTCGGGGTGGGGCCACCACGGCCCCGGATGGGGGCATCACGGTGGCGGACAGTGGGATGGATACGGCCCAGGTCGCCGGACAGGCCCCGGGCCTCATGGTCCCGGCTGGCCCGGCCACCAGGGCGGAATGGTCGCACCGCCGCTCACACTCTGGCACCACGCAACTACCCCGACGGTACTCGAGTTCGTCGTTACCGTCCCCGGGCCGTTCACCGTGGTCTGTCCGACCTACTGTGGGTACGGCCACTCGTACATGGTCGCTCCGAGCGCCCTCGTCGTCTCGAGTCCGTGAGGACCCTGTCGCCGGTCCGGCATTAACGCTCGTGCTCGGAGAATGCATCGAGCGTCGTCGCAGTCGATTCACCATCACCAGGGGTCAATGAGACGAATTCGAGGTCGCGCTGCGCTTACGAGATTTCGTGTGGATCTCGGGCATCTCGAGGGGACACTACACCGCTGTGTCCGCTGTAGTCCTGGCGGGCTCACAACGTACTGGACGCGCGACCTCGACGAACATCTTGTTCGTGACGCCACGTCGCAGTAGCCGTTGACCAGCCTGTTCAACCATTGTTCTGTATCGATGTGCAAGCTATGTGCATACACCAGAACCGTTATCCGGCTGTGTGCAGAACTTGCACATAGAATGAGCGCGAGTGACAAGCCCCGACGGGTCCACTTCCAGTCCCCGGAGTATCTCGTCGAGCGTCTCGACGCGATCGCGGAGCTCTTCGACAAAGATCGGACCGATGTCCTCGTCGAGGCGATCCGCGAGTACATCGAAGAGACTGCCGACAGCGAGACGTTCCAGGAGCTGGTGGCGACGAAATACTACGACGACCAACTCGAGTTCGAGACGGTCAAGCAGCTGGTCGGCGCCGAGACCGCCCAACGGCTTCGGCTCCTCAAAGCGGATCTCGAGGGTGAACCGTTTGATCTCGATGCGCCTGCTGACGTCAACATCTACGGCGACGACGCGACGACGGTGGATACCGCGGACGACGACGAGCGATGAGCAGGCCGCGGCTGCGGACAGTCGTCGCCGACACGAGTGCGCTGGTCAGTCTCGCTGTCCCACGAGCCGACGCAGCCTATGACACCGACACCGCGCCGGACCCGCTCCAGTATCTCCTCACCTCGTGTGACGTCTCCGTGCCGCCGGAAGTCGTGGCAGAGCTCCGTGACATGGCCCAGTACCAGGACATCCACGGCGCTGCAGCGTCCAACGTTCTCACTGCTCGCGACCACTACACGGTTGACGACCCCTATGAGCGAGTCGACACGCCCGAGTCGCGACCGACGTTCGGCCTCGACGACGGTGAAACCGACGGCATCGTGCTCGCGAACTCCCTCGATGTCGACGGGTTTCTGACCGACGAGTTCGGCGGGACGAATTTCGCGCTCATCCATGCAGTCTTGCAGGGCCCGCGTATCGTCCCGACACCACGGTTGCTCTGTGATTACGCCCGCAACGACCACATGGCCCACGAAGAGGCACAGACGCTCATCGTAACCATTATCCCGCATCGGAGTTGGGAGAGCAGCCCCTACGTCGCTCAATTATTGGCTCTCTTGGAGTAGAATTACGTTCCGATTCCGGTGTCCCCGGTTGTTACGGTTTCGTAGCACGATGGTATTACCATGACATACGCGAGTGTCAGCGTCAAGTTTCCAGTCGAGCTTGACACCGAAATCGGGCGGTTCCTCGATGAAACGGGAATCTACACGAACAAGAGCGAGTTCATCAAGGAGGCCTGCCGCGCCCACCTCCGAGACCTCAACGACGACACGGCAATCGCTGCGCTTCGGCTGGAGCAGCTACTCGCGCAGGCAGAACAGAGCCGCGAGTCCGATAGTGAGATCGACGCCGAGCTCGCGGCGCTCGGGGAGAACATCGATTCGGACGACCTCGAACGAGCTGTCGAAGAAGCACGTGAGGAAACCTCCGATCAAGTGTACGGGTCGGATGTGTGAGGATTTCTGAAGATGGGTTGTCTTGCCACGACAGTCCGCTTGACATCGTGTGAGTTAGTGGCACTGACGCCACATATTAAAAGCGACAGCGATACTCGGTGTCGGTATGGAGTGCCCGGCGTGTGGCAGTCCCGTCACAATGGAAGTAGGGCCCGACCAACCACTCTCAGCATCAGTGGCGGATGCACTGCTCGCCGCCGACGAAGACGAGCAGATCATCGTGGCCCGGAACTGCTGGGCGTGTGGCTGGACTGAGGAGCGGTCAGTGGTCATTGATTCGATCGAGACAACCGAGGGTGATGCCGACGCTGTTGAGCGAGCCGCGCTTCTCGACGATATTACGCGTGAGGCCACGGCAATCGACAGTCTCGCGACGCTCGAAGATGCTCTCGCGGAGATTCGCCGTCTCGAGCCGACAACGTCTGACTCAGCTGACGACCTCGACGGTGACTAGGTACCCTTCATGACCGATACCGATGCCCTCTATGACATTCGTGAACGTACGGGGGATCCAGCCCATGCGTCGGTCGACGTAATCGAACTCGTATTCGAGCGAGCACGGAACCAGCGAGAAGACCACCAGGACGCACATTTCGATGAGGGCATGGCTGCTGTCGTTGGTCGATATGGCGAAGACATCGTGCGAACCGTCATCCATCGAGTACTCGTCGAACACTACCCGTTTCGGACAGCCACGGTCGACCTCGATATGCGCAACATCGATGGCGTTCGAATCGGCACGACGGCTGGCTGGTTCCTTGAGGAATTGAACGCGGAACCAGATAGTTGAGACACCGTGCCTGAAAGCCCTCGGCCGCTCGGCATCCCGCGACCACGCGAGACTCCGTCTCGCTAGCTCCCGTTCGCTTCGCTCACGGGAACCCCGCTGCGCGCCTCGTTTCACTCGGTGCTAGCGGGGTCGGGGGACGACCGAGGCGGCCTCGCCCTTTCTGAGTCCACCAGGATATCGACTGTGTCAGTGAGCGTCGGGCCCGGTTGAGCGGTGTTTCTTAACGGCACGCCCCGCTCGCCGCTGCTGCCCTCCGCGTCGCTCATGACCAACCCCTTTGCAGACACATTAATGAGCCCACCGCCCCTTCGTTCAGGTAGACCCCATGGCTACTGATCGCCGCCGTAACGCCGTTGAGGACAGACAGGAGCTCGCGACCACGATCGGGCTCTACGTCCTTGGCGAGATTTCGCTCGGCAAGGCCGCCGAGCGGACCGGCGTGACTCGCTGGGAGATGGAAGAAATCCTCCAGGAAGCCGGTGTTGAGCTTCAGCTCGGCCCGCAATCCATGGACGACCTCGACGATGAAGTCGACGCGGCGCTCGACCTTGAATGAGCGAGTCGTTTTCGCGTCCTGTTGTCCTCGACGCGACCGTGCTCAGCAACTACGCGAGCACTAACTCCGTTGCCTGGCTAACAACGACGCTCGATGACCTCCAGACAGTTCCCGCTGTCCGAACCGAACTGGAGCAGGGCTGTGAGGTCGGCTATGCGTATCTGGAGCACGCAATCGATGTCCTTGAGTCAGGACGGATCGGGATTGCTACGACTGCACCGGAGCAGCTACAGCAGGACTATCCGGAGGTTCAGACCCGTCTCGATCCCGGTGAAGCCGAAGCCCTTGTGGCTGCGCACACAGCTGCCGGGACGCTCGTGACGGATGACGGGCCTGCCCGAGCGCTCGCGGCCGACTACGACATTGCACTCACCGGGTCAATCGGCTTGCTGGTTCGCGGCGTCGTTCTCGAGGATTTGACGGTCGAGACGGCGGATGAGTGGCTTACGACGTGGATCGAGGAGCGGAACTACTACTCACCGATCGACAGCGTGACTGCGGTTCTTCCTGACGACTTCGAAGAATAACCAGCCGTCTTCGTGATAGCACGGGAGTGGAGCGCAGGCCAGCACATACGAGAACGTACGCTGGTCAGGATCGGTGAACCAATCCCGAAAGCCCTCGGCCGCTCGGCATCCCGCACCCCTCGCTGCGCGCCTCGTTTCACTCGGTGCTAGCGGGATCGGGGGACGACCGAGGCGGCCTCGCCCTTTCTAAGTCCGCCAGGCTATCGGTTGTGTCAGTGAGCGTCGGGCCCGGTTGAGCGGTGTTTCTTAACGGCACGCCCCGCTCGCCGCTGCCGCCCTCCGCGTCGCTCGCGACCGACCATTCCGGGCATGCGGGCGCTCTCCGCACCGCCTGCGCCCGTTCCGGGCTAAAGTGAATCTGGTCTCGACGCCAGCATTAAGCGCGTTTTCGGTTGCGCCCCTCGCGGGCTTTCGCGTTCCAGCGCTTTGGGCCGTTCCGCGCGGCGAGCCACACCACGGCTCGCCGTGCTCACGACCGTCGCCCTGGACACGGACCCGCAGTCCGGGCCGGACGCGAGAAACGGCTTAACGCTGGCCGCTCGCTGCGGGCGGGTCACCGGGTCGCTCACTCCGTTCGCGCCCCGTGCCTCACCTCGCTGCGCTCGGTGAGACGGGCGCGCGGTGCTGGTTGGGTGGCCTCCCTATGGGGCGCTCGCGACGGCGCGAGCGAGAGCGCGCAGATGGGTCTGTCGGTTGTTGTCGTCGGAAAACCGCGATGTAGTCGCATCGCGGTGTCGGCGCGTGAGCGCCTTCGTCGGAAATCACCCTGTGAGTGATTCCAATGTCAAGTAACAACGCTACCAGTAATGTAGTTTCGATCGATGAACAGGCATTCGAAAAGGCGGACGAAGCGGCGGTCAATGAGGAGGGCTTCGAGGTCGTCGATGAGACGCCGGAGTTCCAGGCGACGGTGCAGATGGAGGTGCAGGCAAAGGTCGATGCGAACCACCCGGACGGGATTGTTCATGGCCGAGTGGAAGTGCAATTGGTAGTTCGTGGCCAAAGCGAGTACGAGCGGAACCAATTGTCACGTACTGCTGAACTGTGAGACAGGCATAACCGTCCTCCACCCCTCTCCCACTAGAGAGTTACTCATGGATATCTCCGAGATCCTCTCCACAAAGTTCACCGAGTTCGATATTGGGACGCCGCTCTCGAAGGTCACCGGCGCATTCAAGAATCAAGAACTCGATGCCGTCGTGGTGACTGACGGTGACGAATATCGTGGTGTCGTCAGCCGCCGACAGTTGGCTTCCTCGTCCAATCAGCCCTCTGCAAAGGTCGGCTCACAGGCCCAGCATGTCCCGACCGTCGAACGCACAGAGGACGTTCGGGAGGTCGCACGACTAATGATCGGTAGCGACGCAAAAACGCTTCCCGTGCTCGATGACAACCGCCCCGTCGGTGTGGTGACCGCAGATGCTGTTCTCGAGGCTGTCCGCCCCTTCCTCGATGCGGTGACCGTCGAAGACGCGTATTCGTCGACGCTGGTCAGCGCGAGCCCCGAAACGACAATTGGAAAAGCCCTCAACATGCTTCGGGAATCCGGTATCGCCCACCTCCCTGTTATCGACGGAGACGATCTCGTGGGGATGGTAAGCCTGTACGACGTGATCGAATTCACGACACGAGGTGGGAGCAAGAGCCAGGGTGGATCGTCGGGGAGTGTCAGTGGCCGCGGGCGCGCTGGAGGCAGTCACGGTGGATTCGGTGCCCGTGAGGGCGACTCCGACCGGATGCTCGATCTGCCGGTCCGGAATTTGATGTCCGATGCAGTGGTGACGGTTCGGCAAAGCGCCCCGCTCGATGAGGTCGTCGAAGCGATGTTCGAACATGAGATCTCATCGCTCGTCGTCACTGCCGACGAAACTGACGACCCGGTCGGAATCATCACGAAGACGGACGTCATTGGGGCGCTTACCTGGGAACGCGACGACCGGAACGCCGTGCAAGTGTTCGGACTCGACTTGCTAGAGGGAATGGACTACGACGACGTCTCCGCGTTGATCGAGAGTGTCACCTCGAAGTACGGCGAAATGAGCATCATCAAGGCCAGTATCGAACTGCAGGAGCATACGGAACAGAGCCGGGGCGTACCACTCGTACTGGCACGGATTCGGCTGGTCACCGACCGCGGCTACTTTACGGCTGAGGGCGAAGGCTACGGTGCCACGCACGCCCTCCGTCTTGCCGCGAACACAATCGAACGTCAACTCCTCAAGGGGAAGACGTACGGCCAATCGAAGAAGCAATCCGACGCAGAGGCTCAAGAGCACCTCTACGGGTGGTGGCTCGGCGGGTAACGGACTCCACACCCCTACAGAGATGGCTGCAAGGAGTCGATCGAAAGACAACCAGTGTGCGTCGGTTGGTAGGTGGTCTGTGAGAGACCGATTGCACCAATGGCGAATCTAGTGATACCGTTGTTCGACCTCGAGCGCCTCGCGGACGGCGTCGTCGAAGTGTGTCCGTAGCTCGTCGCTGAATGCCTGGACGTGTGAATCCTGCTGTACTACTTCTAGCGAATCCCAGTCACCGGCTTCGGTTGCCGCATACAGTTGTGTGAACTTCCCCCCGTTGTTGCCGTACACAATGACGACCACATACGGCTTCATCTCTTCGGAGGCTTCGGGGGAGTGCCTCCCGCGCCACTCTTCGAGTTCGGTGACGCTCACCCGATCGAACGTCGTAAGCTCTGCGCTGAATTCACCGGCCCCAAGGCGCTGAATCAGCTGTTCGCGATCCCATTCCCGTGACTCGTTGGTCTCGGTATCCCTTCCTATTACGGTCTCCTCGGTGATCGATTCGATGCCCCAGTGTGTGAGTAGCGGTCCGGACATCTCAGCAGTTGACTGAGTACCGACGTCGCCTTCTTGGATACGGTCGCCTTCCTGAACACGGATATACCGTGGATTCGACACGGGGAGATCGATAAAGATCTCTTCCGGATCTACGTTGACCAGTGCTTCGACACCGTCGATCGTTCGCGTTTCTATCGTTTTCTTCGTATGTTCAGTCATAGTTGGTGGCTCTAGCGTACCGGACACAGCGAGCAGAAGGTGGGTCGACCTGACGTCCGTTCAATCGGGTGATCCACATCCGTCTGGCTGGCACGGACTGCGTCGACGAACGCCGTCACCGATTCGGCCGTACGGCTACCGTGTGTATACGCTATCGAGACGGTTCACTCTGTCGTCCGTTCCCACAGGGAGACACAATTCCCACTCTCCAGAACAGCTATTCATCAAGATACGCCCATACCTCGAATTTCGGCCAGTAACACGGTGCTGCCGAGGAAGCGATATCGATTTCTATTCGAGGAGTTTAACAGCATTGATCAACCAATCTTTGGTGACCAAACAATCAAGCAAGAGGTGTAACC
This genomic interval carries:
- a CDS encoding DUF7558 family protein, with the translated sequence MRRIRGRAALTRFRVDLGHLEGTLHRCVRCSPGGLTTYWTRDLDEHLVRDATSQ
- a CDS encoding winged helix-turn-helix transcriptional regulator, with translation MTDTPERPTSDQLTAADVQCYCPVGGVIDLLGRKYAIQVVCVVGAMQPARYTEIEAAFGEVSSSTLSTRLSELTEAGLLDREQRNTIPPEVQYRLTTDGAELCAVLEPLLQWVESRDPSG
- a CDS encoding ribbon-helix-helix domain-containing protein, with the protein product MSASDKPRRVHFQSPEYLVERLDAIAELFDKDRTDVLVEAIREYIEETADSETFQELVATKYYDDQLEFETVKQLVGAETAQRLRLLKADLEGEPFDLDAPADVNIYGDDATTVDTADDDER
- a CDS encoding CBS domain-containing protein yields the protein MDISEILSTKFTEFDIGTPLSKVTGAFKNQELDAVVVTDGDEYRGVVSRRQLASSSNQPSAKVGSQAQHVPTVERTEDVREVARLMIGSDAKTLPVLDDNRPVGVVTADAVLEAVRPFLDAVTVEDAYSSTLVSASPETTIGKALNMLRESGIAHLPVIDGDDLVGMVSLYDVIEFTTRGGSKSQGGSSGSVSGRGRAGGSHGGFGAREGDSDRMLDLPVRNLMSDAVVTVRQSAPLDEVVEAMFEHEISSLVVTADETDDPVGIITKTDVIGALTWERDDRNAVQVFGLDLLEGMDYDDVSALIESVTSKYGEMSIIKASIELQEHTEQSRGVPLVLARIRLVTDRGYFTAEGEGYGATHALRLAANTIERQLLKGKTYGQSKKQSDAEAQEHLYGWWLGG
- a CDS encoding ribbon-helix-helix domain-containing protein yields the protein MTYASVSVKFPVELDTEIGRFLDETGIYTNKSEFIKEACRAHLRDLNDDTAIAALRLEQLLAQAEQSRESDSEIDAELAALGENIDSDDLERAVEEAREETSDQVYGSDV
- a CDS encoding UPF0175 family protein, with protein sequence MATDRRRNAVEDRQELATTIGLYVLGEISLGKAAERTGVTRWEMEEILQEAGVELQLGPQSMDDLDDEVDAALDLE